ATTTTAAGGGAAATTTCAGCTTCCCTTGGGGCTGTAACCCGCGTAGTTGCCGGTGTTTGCAGGTGTATGGGGTTTTGAGTTGGTCCGGCCCGAAAACTACGCGGGGCGGACCGACTCAGGGTAGAAGACCGGCCAGCCCTCGTGGGCGCTGCGCTCGACCAGTGCCGGGGTAGGGTTGACCGGGAAGGCGCGGCGGGCGATGGCCAGCATGGCCGCGTCGTGGACGGAGTTGCCGAAGACGGCGTCGGGAGCGGTGATGCCCACGCGGGCCAGCGAGTCGACCTTGCCCTGATCGGTGGGGACGTCTAGGAGCTGGTTGGTGGCGACGCCGTTGACGATGGCGATCTCGGCGGCCAGCACCCGGTCGGCGGGGATGCCGAAGCGGGTAACGCCCTCCTCGATGACCCAGTTATTGGTGGAGGAGACTGCCCAGATCTCGGCTCCCTGGGCTTGCAGGGCTTCGACGACGCGGCGCAGCTCAGGGAAGATGTTGGCCTCGATGTGCTGGCGGAAGAACTCGCGGGCGGCGGAGCGCAGCTCCTCTTCGCGGAGGCCCTGGTAGACCTGAACCATCTCGCCGCAGATAGCCAGCTCGGATACGGTGCCCGCGCGGTAGCCGCGATAGCGGGCGTCGAGCCAGTCGGTGGCCTCGCGGGAGAGCAGGCCGGTGGCGATGGTGTAGTTCATGAAAGAGGAACCGGCATCGCCGGACCAGAGGGTGCCGTCGCAGTCGAAGACGGCGATCTTTGCGCCGAGGGAGGAGACGGAGAGTTCGAACTCAGGGGTGGTAAGTTGGCTGGGTGCGATGGCGTTCATGAGGTCTTTTCTTTATCGAGGGTGTCTTATCAGATTGTAGTACTTCGGCACGAAGTGCTAAATCGGCGGCAGGCCATTGACGATGCTGACCCCAAGGGGCGGGGTGAAGAGGAAATCGGCGTCCTTGACCGGGACGTTCTCCGCCATCTCGGTGAAGGTGAATTCGGTGACCGCGCCGTCGATCTCCTCGAGCTTCATGGACTGGATCTCGCCGGTGGGCGTGACGCGCAGGCTCAGAAGCTTGAGGCGCTGCTGCATCCCTTTGGGGACGCCGGTGATAAGAATCGTGTCTCCGGCGGGCGTGACGGCGATGTTGTCCAGCTCCTTGGCCAGTTGCGTGTGGCCGAGGAGGAAGCGCAGCGGGGTGCGCAGGTCGTCCATCTGTTTGGCCGGGATACGTTGGGCTTGAGAGTCGCCGGGGGTGTAGAACCAGGCGAACTTGCCGTCGAGGACGAAGAGCTTTCCGGAGGGTTGGTCATAGGACCAGCGCATACGGCCCGGCTTCTTCAGGGTCAGGGTGCCGGACTCGGAGCGGTTGAGGCCCATTCCGGCGTAGTGCTCGGTGTAGCGGGTGCGCAGGCTGGCGAGGTGGTTGTAGTGGTCATCGACCTTGCGCAGCAGGGGATTGTCCTGCGCCGGGGCGGCTATCGCGAGGAGCGGGACGAGCAGAAGGCCGAGGCTGCGATGGTGGGTGGAGATCAGGGGATTCCCTCGGGGGCGAAAGCCCCGATTCTTCTCGGGTGTAGTCGGAGGGGCCGAAGCCCCTCCCTTTCAATGCGTTACTGGATCGGCTGGGTGCAGTTGGTGCCGCCCGTGGGGTCCTTGCGGATGGTGTTGTTCTCATCCGCGCAGAAGCCCGCGTCGCCGGTCTTGCCGATGGACTGGGGAACCGCCGTGATCTGGTAGGAGGTGTACATATCCTGGTTGTTGATGGTCACCTTGGTGCAGTTGGTGATGGCGAAGGTGTAGCCGGACTTCTGTCCCGCGGCCAGACCGGCGTCGATGAGCTGGGCGGCCTGGGCGGTGGGGGCGGCTCCGGCGGTGCCGCCGAGCTGGGGCAGGGAGCACGAGAAGCCGTTCGCCGGGTAGGCGGAGTTGTACTGAAGCTCGGCCTGGCCGATGGTGCGGACCGACTGCAGGGCGCTGGTCTCGTTGGCCGTCTTGCGCAGCTTCAGGAGCTGCGGGATGGCGAGCGTCATGAGCACGAGCATGATGGACATGACGATGAGAAGCTCGATCAGGGTGAAGCCTTCGTCGTGACGTTTGCGTTCGGTCTGAATGTTCATGTTTCCTCTATCTGGAGGTTGCCTAGAAAACTTTATCAGGATCGGGTGAAAGAGAGTGTTTCTTGCGACTTAGCAAGCCAGGTCGGCACGGGTGATCTTCATCGGGCCGAGGTTGCCGAGCAGCGTCAGCGCGATCGCCTCGGGGCGGAAGAGCTGGTTGGCCAGCGCCTGGACGCGGGCGGGCGTGACCTGGTCGATGGCGCGGACGATCTCGTCCACCGCGATGAACTCGCCGTAGTACATCTGCTGGCGAGCCAGGTTGGACATGCGGCTGGAGGTGCTCTCGAGGCCGAGGACGATGTTGCTCTTCATCTGATTCTTCGCGCGGTGCAGCTCGGATTCGCTGACGGGCTCGTTCTTGAGACGGGCCAGCTCCTGAAGGGTAAGCGCGAGGACGCGCTCGGTCTTGTCGAGGCTCATGCCGCCGTAGACCGAGAGCGAGCCGGAGTCGCGGAAGGGGTTCATCTCCGAGTAGATCGAGTAGGCCAGTCCCTGCTCCTCGCGGATGGTCTGGAAGAGGCGCGAGCTCATGCCGCCGCCGAGCATGGTGTTCAGCAGGTAGACGACGAAGCGGTCGGGCGAGGCGACGGGCGGGGCGGCGACGCCGAGACACATCTGCACTTGTTCCAGCGACTTTTTCTTCTTGAGCGTAATGTGCGGGGTAACCACAGGAGCGGTGGCGGCTGGCTCCGCGATGCCGGAGGCCGGAGCGAGGCTGCCGAAGCGGGCCTCGACCTGCTCGAGGAAGCTGTCGTGGTCGAGGTGCCCGGCGGCGGAGAAGATCATGTGCCGCGGGGTGAAGCGGCGGGCGTGGTGGTCGAGGACGGTCTGCCGGGTGAAGCTGGAGACGGTGTCCACCGTGCCGAGGATGGGGCGGCCGAGAGCGTGGTTCTTCCAGAAGTTCTGGGTGAACGTTTCGTGGACTAGATAGTCGGGGTTGTCCTCGTCCATCTTGATCTCTTCGAGGATGACGCTCTGCTCGCGCTTGAGATCCTCGGTGGTGAAGCGGGGGTGCAGGACGAGGTCGGAGAGGACGTCGAGCGCGGGCGGCAGGTTCTCGTCGAGGACCTTGATGTTGAAGCAGACGGTCTCTTTGCCGGTGAAGGCGTCGAGGTTGCCGCCGATGGTGTCGACCTCGCGGGCGATGTCCTGCGCGCTGCGGCTGGTGGTGCCCTTGAAGACCATGTGCTCGACGAAGTGGGAGATGCCGTTTTCGGCGGCGGCCTCGTCGCGCGAGCCGGAGGCGATCCAGGCTCCCATGCTGATGGAGCGGGCGTGCGGGATCTGCTCGGTGAGGACGAGGAGGCCGTTGGGCAGGGTGGTGCGACGTATGTTACGGGTGGGGCTGGAGCTGGGGGGTGATTGCGGTTCGACAAGGATTGCGGACATTACAGACATTCTTTCACAGTACTTCCTACCGTTCTCGGGGCGGTATGGGCAGAATGGCCCTCTGTGGGCCTTCCGTTGGTCGGCAGCGAACATCGCTTATCGCCGACCAACGGGAGGCCCCATGTCGGTAATTCACCCATACCGCCCCGAGAACCGCACGAAGTGCCGCCCGCCCTGCGTTAGGGCGCTTTTGTCAGTAAATACAGCGTAAAATTGAAGGGTGGCAACTGAAATCAAGACGAAGGCTTTGTTCGGCAAGACGCCGGAAGAACTGCGTGTGCTGATCGAGTCGTTCGGGCAGAAACCCTATCGGGCCAAGCAGTTGCGGGACGCGCTCTATGGTGAGCGGGTGGCGTCTGTCGAGGAGATTACGACGCTGCCGGTGGAACTGCGGGAGCGGCTGGAGGCGGAGGGATACACCGTTGGGCTGCCGGAGCTGGCGCAGACGGCGAAGTCTGTGGACGGTACGGAACGGTATTTAGTGCGGCTAGCCGACGGTGAAACTGTGGAGACGGTGTGGATGCCGGGTGGTGACGGCGCGGAGCTTCCCGAGGCCGACGGCGACGGGTACAAGCGCGCCACGATCTGCGTCTCGAGCCAGGTGGGGTGCGCGGTGAACTGCCAGTTCTGCCTGACGGCGAAGCTGGGGATGCGGCGCAACCTGACGGCGGGGGAGATCGCCGGTCAGGTGGCGGCGGTGCTCAACCGGCATGGCGTGCAGGTGGGTAAGGACCGCATCAACCTCGTGTTTATGGGGATGGGCGAGCCGTTTTTGAACTACGACTCGTTTATGGACGCGGTGCGGATTCTGGTGCATCAGATCGGGATTCCTGAGTCGCGGATGACCGTATCGACCAGCGGCATCGAACCGGCGATACGGCGGTTCGCGGAGGAGCCGGTGCGGCCGAATCTGGCGATCAGCCTGAACGCCTCGAACGATACCGTGCGCGAGGCGGTGATGCCGATTACGCGTAAGTGGAATATCGAGGCGTTGCTGGAGGCGGTGCGGTCGATTCCTTTGGGGAAGCGGCAGTATGTGACCTTCGAGTATGTGTTGCTGGGTGGGGTGAACGACCAGCCGGAGCACGCGAAGGAGGTGCTCGCGCTGCTGAAGGGGATGCCCGCGAAGGTGAACCTGATTGTCTGGAATCCGGGGCCGGGGGTGCCGTACGAGCAGCCTAGTCAGGAGTCCGCGGACCGGTTTCATAAGATGCTGGTCGATGGCGGGATTCCGGCGTTTACGCGGCGTCCGCGTGGGCGGGATATCTATGCGGCGTGCGGGCAGTTGAAGCGGACGGTGGAAGAGCCGGGGCTGGTTTCGATTCAGTAGGTTTGCTCCCGGTTCAGGGGGTGAGGCGGCTCTTGACTATGGGCCAGTCTTCCTTCGTGATCGAGAACCAGACGCTGTGGCGCAGGCTGCCGTCGGGCATGACGTTGTGGTTGCGGAAGGTGCCTTCGTACTGAGCACCCAGGGCGCGGATGGCGGTCTGGGATTGTAGGTTCTCGTGATGGGTCTTGAAGGCGACGCGGTTGAGTGCCAGCTCGTCGAAGGCGTAGGTGAGCTGCAGGAGCTTGGCCTCGCGGTTGATGCCGGTACGGTGGTAGTCGGGGTGAATCCAGGTGTGGCCGATCTCTACCGTCTTGTTGAAGAGGTCGAGATCGAGAAAGCGGGTGCTGCCGATGAGGCGGTTCTCCGACTTGAGGATGGTGGCCCAGGGGAGGCTCGAGGGCAGCTTGAGCGCGGCTTCGAGCCACTGCTCCAGATCGGCGGAGGTCTTGACCCAGTGGCGCATGTAGCGCCAGATTCGGTCGTCGAACGCTACTGCCTCGAGCGCGGGGAGGTGGGCGCGGGTGAGGGGTTCGAGGCGGATTCTGGGGCCTTCGAGGGTGGGGATCTGCATGGTCTAAAGGTACAAGAGCAACGGCAACAGCGCCCTAACGCCGGGCGGGCGGCACTTCGTGCGGTTTTGGACGCTTCGCGTGAACTACTTTTTGTGGGTTAAGGCTAGTTGTAAGAGGCGGTCGGTGACCTTGTCGTAGTCGTGGCGGAGGACGTCGCCCTCGTGGAGGAAGTTGCCCGTGATCGGCTCTACTCCCAACTCGCGGATGCGGTCGAGGTCCGGCTCGATCGGCTGCTGGCCCTCGCGGGCGTACTGCTCCAGCAGCGTGGGCGAGATGGGGGCCGTGTTGATGAGCGCGTAGTCGAAGATCGGCGTGCGGGTCGCGCCCGCGTGGGTCAGGATCTTCTCGATGTGCTGCGAGGCGGTGAGGCCGAGCGACTCGTTGGCCTGGGTCATCAGGTTGCAGACGTAGACGCGCGTGGCACGGCTGCCCGCCAGTGCCTCTGGGATGCCCTGCACCAGCAGGTTGGTGATGAGCGAGGTGTACAGCGAGCCGGGGCCGACCGTGATGAGGTCGGCGCGGGAGATGGCCTCGAGGACGCCGGGCAGGGGATCGACCTTGGCTGGCTCCAGCATGAGCTGCACGATGCGCTGGCGGCTGGCGGTGATGTTGGTTTCGCCGCGGACGAGCGAGCCGTCATCCATGAGCGCGGCCAGGGTGACATCGGTGTTGGTGGCGGGGTAGATGATGCCGCGCGTGGCCAAAATCTGCGAGGACATCTGCACGGCCTGGGCGAAGTCGCCGGTGATGTGCGAGAGCGCGGCGAGGAAGAGGTTGCCGAAGCTGTGGCCTTCGAGGTCGCCGTGGGTGAAGCGGAATTGGAAGAGGCGCGAGAGCAGAAGCTCGTCCTCGGAGAGCGCGACCATGCAGTTGCGGACGTCGCCGGGGGGGAGCATCTTGAAGTCTTCGCGGAGACGGCCGGAAGAGCCTCCGTCGTCGGTGACGGTGACGATGGCGGCCAGGTCGCGGATGGTGCAGGGAGTGGTCTTGCACTGCGAGTCGGAGGGCGGCAGGGTGCCGGGAGGGGTGGCGACGTAGCGCTTGAGGCCGCGCAGGAGCGTCGAGAGGCCGGTGCCGCCGCCGATGGCGACTACGCGGAGATGGGGGCCGGGATTGGGTTGGGTTGCCGGGGACATCCAGAGACCTTGGAAGCTATGTGGCTGGAGTGGTCTATCGCTAGATGGTTCCGGCCCTTGGATCAGTTTACCTTGGGGCGTTCCCACGCCTTTTTACTGCTTCGCGTGGTCCTCCCGTTTGGTCGGAAAGAAAATATGCTCGCTGCCGACCAGCGGGAGGCCCTATATCGATAACTTGCCCATGCTGCTCCGAGAACGGTACGAAGTACCCCGGCGTGAGGGCGCTTTTAAGCTTCGGGGTAGAGGAGTTCGGTGAAGCGGGGGTCGTCGGCCATGTCCTGGAAGTCGGAGTCGGCGCGGGCCTGGATGCGGTTGCGGGGGTTCTGGCGGATGGCCTCCGTCAGGTGTTCGAGACAGGTATGCGAGTCGCCGGTGAGGCTGGCCAGCACGGCCAGGCCGTAGAAGGCATAGTCGGCGCTGGAGTTCTCCTCGAGGATGTTCTTGAACTGCTCGCGGGCATCCTCGTAGTGGCCGTCGTTCAGCAGCGAGATGGCGTAGTCGTACCGCTCCTCGTGGCTGCTGAAGGTGGTCTGGCCCTTGCTGATCTGCTGGACGCAGGCCGCGATGTACATGCGGACGCGGTCGGCGAGATCGCCGGGGCTGGTGGCGAGCATCTTGTCGAAGGCAGCGTGCGCCTTGTCGAACTTACCCTCCTGCATGAGGCGCAGGGCGGCTTCGTAGAGTGCGATGGCCTGGGTGCGTGAAGCATCGACCACTGGTGCGTGGGTGCCGGCGATGGTACGGGCGGTGCGTTTGACTGGGGTGCCGGATTTTGTGGGCGCCATGAGGATCCTCAACTGATACGTGATGTGTAAACACAGCACGACGCTCTTAGTTGTTCGCGTAAGTCTGTGAGGGTTTTATACGCAGAAGCCAGGGTAAGGTCAACTGTCCGTGGAAGTACTGGACAATCCTTAGTTGGCCTCCATAGGTCAACTGCCGTAGAGGACAGGGTTCAGGTTGGGGTCGTTGTACATCTTCATCTGACGGTAGATTTTGAAGCGACGTCGTCCCTGAAGGATATCCGACCAGAGCTGGTCGAGGCACTGGGCGAGATCGTCGCGCTGGGTGGTGAGCAGGGCGAGGCGCTCACGATTCCGGAGGCGGTGCTCTTCGGTGGCCGAGGCGCGTCGGGTCTGCTCCTCGGTATGGAAGAGCTTGAGCGAGAGAATGGAGAGGCGGTCGATGATGAGGCCTGGGGTTTCGGAGTGGAGGGGGGCGGTGGGGTTCTGCGGCTCGGCCTGCTCAAGCAGGTGCAGGTCGATCTCCTCGACCAGATCGTTGCGGCGCTGGTTGTAGCGGTCGATGGCATGCTTGACGGCGGTGATGGCGGCGT
This is a stretch of genomic DNA from Granulicella sp. WH15. It encodes these proteins:
- a CDS encoding haloacid dehalogenase-like hydrolase, translating into MNAIAPSQLTTPEFELSVSSLGAKIAVFDCDGTLWSGDAGSSFMNYTIATGLLSREATDWLDARYRGYRAGTVSELAICGEMVQVYQGLREEELRSAAREFFRQHIEANIFPELRRVVEALQAQGAEIWAVSSTNNWVIEEGVTRFGIPADRVLAAEIAIVNGVATNQLLDVPTDQGKVDSLARVGITAPDAVFGNSVHDAAMLAIARRAFPVNPTPALVERSAHEGWPVFYPESVRPA
- the lolA gene encoding outer membrane lipoprotein chaperone LolA, whose product is MGLNRSESGTLTLKKPGRMRWSYDQPSGKLFVLDGKFAWFYTPGDSQAQRIPAKQMDDLRTPLRFLLGHTQLAKELDNIAVTPAGDTILITGVPKGMQQRLKLLSLRVTPTGEIQSMKLEEIDGAVTEFTFTEMAENVPVKDADFLFTPPLGVSIVNGLPPI
- a CDS encoding prepilin-type N-terminal cleavage/methylation domain-containing protein yields the protein MNIQTERKRHDEGFTLIELLIVMSIMLVLMTLAIPQLLKLRKTANETSALQSVRTIGQAELQYNSAYPANGFSCSLPQLGGTAGAAPTAQAAQLIDAGLAAGQKSGYTFAITNCTKVTINNQDMYTSYQITAVPQSIGKTGDAGFCADENNTIRKDPTGGTNCTQPIQ
- a CDS encoding pitrilysin family protein; the encoded protein is MSAILVEPQSPPSSSPTRNIRRTTLPNGLLVLTEQIPHARSISMGAWIASGSRDEAAAENGISHFVEHMVFKGTTSRSAQDIAREVDTIGGNLDAFTGKETVCFNIKVLDENLPPALDVLSDLVLHPRFTTEDLKREQSVILEEIKMDEDNPDYLVHETFTQNFWKNHALGRPILGTVDTVSSFTRQTVLDHHARRFTPRHMIFSAAGHLDHDSFLEQVEARFGSLAPASGIAEPAATAPVVTPHITLKKKKSLEQVQMCLGVAAPPVASPDRFVVYLLNTMLGGGMSSRLFQTIREEQGLAYSIYSEMNPFRDSGSLSVYGGMSLDKTERVLALTLQELARLKNEPVSESELHRAKNQMKSNIVLGLESTSSRMSNLARQQMYYGEFIAVDEIVRAIDQVTPARVQALANQLFRPEAIALTLLGNLGPMKITRADLAC
- the rlmN gene encoding 23S rRNA (adenine(2503)-C(2))-methyltransferase RlmN; this translates as MATEIKTKALFGKTPEELRVLIESFGQKPYRAKQLRDALYGERVASVEEITTLPVELRERLEAEGYTVGLPELAQTAKSVDGTERYLVRLADGETVETVWMPGGDGAELPEADGDGYKRATICVSSQVGCAVNCQFCLTAKLGMRRNLTAGEIAGQVAAVLNRHGVQVGKDRINLVFMGMGEPFLNYDSFMDAVRILVHQIGIPESRMTVSTSGIEPAIRRFAEEPVRPNLAISLNASNDTVREAVMPITRKWNIEALLEAVRSIPLGKRQYVTFEYVLLGGVNDQPEHAKEVLALLKGMPAKVNLIVWNPGPGVPYEQPSQESADRFHKMLVDGGIPAFTRRPRGRDIYAACGQLKRTVEEPGLVSIQ
- a CDS encoding GNAT family protein — its product is MQIPTLEGPRIRLEPLTRAHLPALEAVAFDDRIWRYMRHWVKTSADLEQWLEAALKLPSSLPWATILKSENRLIGSTRFLDLDLFNKTVEIGHTWIHPDYHRTGINREAKLLQLTYAFDELALNRVAFKTHHENLQSQTAIRALGAQYEGTFRNHNVMPDGSLRHSVWFSITKEDWPIVKSRLTP
- a CDS encoding gluconeogenesis factor YvcK family protein, whose translation is MSPATQPNPGPHLRVVAIGGGTGLSTLLRGLKRYVATPPGTLPPSDSQCKTTPCTIRDLAAIVTVTDDGGSSGRLREDFKMLPPGDVRNCMVALSEDELLLSRLFQFRFTHGDLEGHSFGNLFLAALSHITGDFAQAVQMSSQILATRGIIYPATNTDVTLAALMDDGSLVRGETNITASRQRIVQLMLEPAKVDPLPGVLEAISRADLITVGPGSLYTSLITNLLVQGIPEALAGSRATRVYVCNLMTQANESLGLTASQHIEKILTHAGATRTPIFDYALINTAPISPTLLEQYAREGQQPIEPDLDRIRELGVEPITGNFLHEGDVLRHDYDKVTDRLLQLALTHKK
- a CDS encoding tetratricopeptide repeat protein, giving the protein MAPTKSGTPVKRTARTIAGTHAPVVDASRTQAIALYEAALRLMQEGKFDKAHAAFDKMLATSPGDLADRVRMYIAACVQQISKGQTTFSSHEERYDYAISLLNDGHYEDAREQFKNILEENSSADYAFYGLAVLASLTGDSHTCLEHLTEAIRQNPRNRIQARADSDFQDMADDPRFTELLYPEA
- a CDS encoding DUF4254 domain-containing protein translates to MSPSPAYLNARHTLHLHDQANQLWHQETATPAPSSPLDTLVQAQHRENFDLWHEEDKARDPHATDAAITAVKHAIDRYNQRRNDLVEEIDLHLLEQAEPQNPTAPLHSETPGLIIDRLSILSLKLFHTEEQTRRASATEEHRLRNRERLALLTTQRDDLAQCLDQLWSDILQGRRRFKIYRQMKMYNDPNLNPVLYGS